The Aedes aegypti strain LVP_AGWG chromosome 3, AaegL5.0 Primary Assembly, whole genome shotgun sequence genome contains a region encoding:
- the LOC5563606 gene encoding general odorant-binding protein 19d: MKIFVCLIILFVAARLEANSDEEKKAQAKEMMRGMAEECKKKEGATDEDVEALLEDKTPETEVQKCFLSCFQHQFQISDGKRFNKDGFMQLSAMMFGEDQEKMATAEEIAEECSSVENADRCQLSVDIKECVEKAMDKRGIKMEK; the protein is encoded by the exons ATGAAAATTTTCGTTTGCCTAATCATTTTGTTCGTTGCAGCACGCTTGGAG GCCAACTCCGACGAAGAGAAGAAAGCACAAGCCAAGGAAATGATGCGAGGTATGGCCGAGGAATGTAAGAAGAAAGAAGGCGCCACCGACGAGGACGTGGAAGCATTGCTCGAAGACAAGACACCGGAAACGGAGGTCCAGAAGTGTTTCCTTTCGTGTTTTCAGCACCAGTTCCAGATTTCCGACGGCAAACGGTTCAACAAGGATGGGTTTATGCAGCTCAGCGCAATGATGTTCGGGGAGGACCAGGAGAAAATGGCCACAGCCGAGGAGATAGCCGAAGAATGCTCCAGTGTGGAGAACGCTGACCGTTGCCAGCTTTCGGTGGACATTAAAGAGTGCGTCGAAAAAGCGATGGACAAAAGGGGAATCAAAATGGAGAAATGA